The region TGGAAAATCGAAGAAAAACGAGCGCTTTCACCCCTGTTTGCAAGCCTTGTATTTGAAAAATTAAAATCAATCTCGCCAGATTCCCCAATTCTTCCTGTAGTTCCTGTTCCTCCTCGCCCTAAAAAAATAAAATACAAAGGTTGGGATCAAATTGATGAAATGTGTTTTTATCTTAAGAATCTTTATGGTGCGAAAATATATAAAATTTTACAGAGACTTTCATCTTATCAGCAGAAAAAATTAAATAGGCAGGAGCGAATCGAAAAGAGTCAAAAATCTTTTTGTATAAAAACTGACCGAGCGACAAAAAAGATTCTTGCAAATCCTCCAGAAACTGTCGTTTTAGTGGACGATGTTATGACAACAGGGAGCACTGTAGATTCTTGTGCAAAAGAACTTAAAAGATTTGGTGTTCAATGGGTTTTCGTCATAACCGTCTTTATTGTTGATTAGATTTGATTTTATCTTTATTTGCCTGTATACTCTTATCTGAAGTTTACAATAATAACATTTAATAAGTGGTGAGGTACTATAAGTTATGCAAGAAGATGTTCCAGGTTATACCGTAGCGCAGGCAGTTGAGGAAGCCCGCCGCTGTTTAAACTGTCCAAAACCACTTTGCCGTGCAGGCTGCCCTATAGAAAATGAAATTCCTCAGTTTAATCAGGCTTTAGCACAGGGAAATTTTGGAGAAGCTTACAAGATAATCTCTAAAAAAAGCAATCTTCCTGCTATTTGTGGAAGGGTTTGCCCTCATGAAAATCAATGTGAAGGCCATTGTGTTATGGCAAAAGCAGGAAAGGGCATAAAAATTGGTCGTATAGAAAGATTTATTGCAGATTTTTATTCTGAAAATCAACTTTCAAGCGAAAAACTGGTTCCAAAAACAAAAGGCAAGGTTGCAGTTATTGGTTCTGGTCCCGCAGGTCTTACAGTTGCAGGCGATTTGGCAAGAAAAGGTTATAATGTTGTTGTTTACGAAGGCGAAGCAGAGCCTGGTGGAGTTTTACTCTATGGAATTCCAGATTTCCGTCTGCCAAAAGAAGTTGTTCGTCGCGAAGTTAAAAATATAGAAGCTTTGGGCGTAACTTTTATCTGCAACACAATGGTTGGAAAAGATATAACAATCGATAAAATGTTTGAAGAAGGCTTTGATGCAGTTTTTATCGGAACTGGAACCGCTATAGCAAAGGGGCTTAATCTCCCAGGAGAAAAATTAAAAGGCGTAATTCAGTCAAGTTATCTTTTGAGAATGACAAGGCTTTTTTTGGATGGCAATGTTGGGCGCGATGAAGTCCCAGTGGAAGAAGGGGACGAAGTTATCGTAATTGGAGCTGGAAACGTCGCAATGGATGCCTGCCGAACTGCAAATCTCATGAAAGCAAAGAAAATTACAGACTGCTATAGAAAAAGCATAGAGTTTATGCGAGCGTCAAAAGCAGAATACGAAAGTGCTGTAAAAGATGGTGCTGAGTTTAAATGGGAACATGTACCATTGGAAATATTGGGTGAAGATGGAAAGGTTACTGGTTTAAAAGTTTCTACTCCAGAAGGCGAAAAAGTAATTCCTGCAAATAAAATTCTTTTGGCAGTTGGCTCAAAACCTGCAGCTCGTGTAATTACATCCACTAATGGTATAGATACAGATGAATCTGGATATGTGGTAACTCAGCAAAAACCTTACGGTATGACAACAAAAAAAGGAGTTTTTGCCGGTGGAGACGTAGTTCACAAACCTGCAACTGTAGTCCTTGCTATGAAAGAAGCAAAAAAAGTCGCTCAAGGAATTAGCGACTATATAGAAGCGCGCAAACTTTTGGGAATTTAATTTTTCGCTAAGATTTGCCGTAATTTTTTAGCAACTAAGAGAGGTAAAAATATGCCAGAAGGAAATCAAATTCAACTTGTAACTTTTCAGCTTGGCGAAGAGCTTTATGGAGTGAACATTATGGATGTAAAGGAGATTGTTAAAGTCTGCAATGTTCGCCAAATTCCAAATGCACCTTACTATGTTGAAGGAATTTTTAACCTCAGAAGCGAAATAATTCCTGTAATGAATCTTCATAAGCGTTTCCAGATAAAAAAAATGGAATCAACAGAAGATGAAGAGGGTGAAGGTGGTTTTATCATCTTAAATATAGACAGAAATAAAATTGGTATAATAATTGATAAAATTGCTAGAGTTGTAACGATAGATATGGCAGACGTAAAAGCTCCTCCTCAGATGATAAGTGGAATTGGTACTGAATATATTCAGGGAGTAATTCGTCAGGACGGTCATTATCTTATAATGCTGGATATAAGGCGATTGTTTAATCCTAAAGAACTTCAAAAAATTTTTGACAAAGAATAATAAATTTCATATTAAAAAAGTATAGGTTTTCAATATAAAAATGATTCAAACTTTCAGTTCTACAATTCGCAGAAAGGAAATGGATGCGGTTTTGACTTGTCTGGTAGATGAAAAAATTGGTCCAGGCGAGTTGAATTTTAGATTTATGCAATCCTTAAAGGAATATTTGGGTTTTTCGGGAGCGGTTGCATTTAGAACACCTTCAATAGCGTTGTCTTATGCTTTAAAAGCTTTGGATTTGCCAAAAGAGACTCCTATCATGCTGAGTGCGCTTGCACCTTTTTGGCAATATGCGGCTGTAGAAGAGTTTGGATATAAGCCTTTGGTTTTAGATGTTGATGAAGGAACTGGAGTTTTAAATGCAAAAATTGTTCAAGAAGGAATTGCCAACGGTGGTCGCCTTTTAATTTTGCACGAAACGATGGGAATTTTAAATGAGATTGAAGAAATTGTCGCATTGGGAATTCCTGTAATCGAGGATATTTCGCATTCGTTTGGTTCGACAGTTTTTAAAGATGAAGAATTAGAAAGCGAAACGCAAAAAATGCAATCCAAAGCGGATAAAAATATCGCAGGTTCTTTTGGAATTTTTGCGATAATGGGATTGGAAGAATTTGACACTGTTACGGGTGGTGGCGGTGCTGTTTTGCTTTCTAAAGAACACAAAAATTGGGTTGTCTTAAAAAAGTATTCAGATTTAGCTCCTCGTACAGACATTCTCCCGGATATAAATTCTGCTTTGGCTTTGGTTCAATTAAAGGAATTTTCTCGAAACGAAGAAATGCGCAAGAATCTGTTTGCTCTTTTTCAGCGTTCGCTTATGAGTGGGAAAAATAGGACATTTTATAGACCGGCAAATAATCCTTTTACGGTCTGGTCTTTTCCTGTTGTTTTGAACGGTAGTTTTAAAGATGCAAAGCAGTATTCAGCAAAAAAAGATATTGAAATTCAGCTTGCATATTCGGATAGCATAATTGCACATCTAGGTGAAGAAGAAATTCAATCTTTAAAAGTTGCGCGTTCACTAAATCTAAGGACTGTTTTATTCCCTCTTTATCCTAGACTTGGTTCGGAATCCGCTAAAAAAATTGCGAAAGTTTTAGGAACCCTACCTTAAAATCGGAAGAGGATAAAAATGGTAAGGTGTTTGATAATCGTTAACACTTATAAAGATGAATCGCAAAAGATGGGTGCAGAAATAAAAGCGCATTTAAACGATTGTGGCATTCATTCTGAAGTTTTTTTATTTAACGGATTTTCAGAACAATATCCCTTTAGTGGATATGATTTTGTTGTAACCTTGGGTGGCGACGGTACGGTTTTGTTTGCAGCTAGAGGTTGTGCTCCAGAAAAAATTCCCATAATACCGATAAATTTTGGCACCTTTGGCTTTATCGCTTCTGTGCAGAAAAAAAGTTGGAAAGAAGAAATACATAAATTTTTGGAAGGGAACTCGCAAATTGTAAGGCGCAGTATGATTGAAAGCGAGATAATCAGAGGTGGCATAAGATGTTTTTCCACAACTGGTTTGAATGATGTTGTTTTGAGTGCGAAAAATTCTGCACATACGATAAATTTTGAAGTGAATTACGGTTCAACGCCTTTAGGAAATTTTGTTGCAGACGGCATAATTTTTTCAACATCAACAGGTTCTACCGCTTATTCTGCAAGTGCAGGCGGCCCGATAATTGACCCCTTTGTCGATGTAATCTGTCTTACGCTTTTAAATCCATTCAGCCTTTCGAGCAGACCTTTGGTTTTGAGTCCAGAAAATGAAATTTCTATAAAAATCTTACCGAGTAGAGTTAGCGATGTGATAATAACTGTCGATGGTCAAATTCCCAATGATTTGCACGTTGGAGATACAATAAAAATTCATCAGGCAAAGGATAAGGCGCTTTTGGTCGGTTGCACTCAAGAAAAATTTTATAATTCTTTGCGCCAAAAATTGAATTGGTCTGGAGGTCCTAATGCTTGAAGATTTGCGTATAAAAAATTTTGCGCTGATAGACAGCGCCGCTATAGATTTTAAAAAAGGCTTTACGGTTTTATCTGGCGAAACTGGTGCTGGAAAATCCCTTTTAATCGGTGCGCTGACTTTTCTTTTAGGCGGAAAAGGTGGAGTGGAGCAGATTAGAGTTGGCTGTTCTCTTGCAGAAGTCAGCGGAACTTTTTATTTGAAAGGGCTTTCTTCCCCTGTAGATTCATCGGCAATCGATGAAGAAGATATAAAAACACCTGCACAGTGGCTTTATGTTCACGGAATTGAATGCGAAGATGATAGAGTTTTGATACGCAGAACGCTAAGAGATAACGGAAAATCTGCGGCATGGATAGGAGAAACCCCTGTTACAAGAAGCGATTTAGCGTCTTTTTGTAATTTTTTGGTCGATATACACGGCCAGCATGAACATCAATCTCTTATGAGGGTGGGCGAGCATAGAAAATTTCTGGATAGTTTTGCGGGGCTTGAAGAAAAGGTTGAAAAATTCAAGTCGCTTTATTCACTTTTGGTGGAAAAACGAAATACTCTTTTGCAGTTGTTGACGGATGATAAAAATCGCGAGCAAAAAATTGAACTACTTTCGTTTGCTGTAAAAGAAATCAGCGAAGCAAAATTAAAAAAAGATGAAGATAAGGATTTAGACGAAGAAGAGAAAAAACTTTCTTCGTTTGAAAAACTCTATTCAAACGTGGAAGAAATTTCAAGTGTTTTTGAAGGAAGCGATAGTGGAAATGGTGTTGTTGCAATGCTAAAAAAAATTCGTTCATACTGCCAAGCCTGTTCTTCGTTTGATAGGGAACTTTCACAGCTCGATTCACGGCTTGAAAGCGTTTTTTATGAATTGAGCGATATTGCAGATGAATATTCAAAATACAAAAGTTCACTAACCTTTGATCCAGAAAGGCTCGCTTTTGTTCAAGAACGACAAACCTTAATTTACAATTTAAAGAAAAAATATGCTTCTTCTCAGGATTCATCAATCTCGGAAGTTTTAAAATTTGCAGAAGATGCACAAAAAAAACTCGACGAATTGAGCGTTGGAGAAAAAAATAAAGATTCCCTCAAAAACGAAATAGCAGAACTTGAAAAACAGGTTTATTCGATGTCAAAAGAAATTTCTCAAGAGAGAAAAATCTATGCTAAGTCGATGTCCCAAAAAGTTATGGAAAATCTAAAAACTTTGGGAATGAACGGAACTTTATTTTCTGTTGAAGTAAAAGAAAAAAATGGAAGCGATTTAGAACAGCGTTGCGGTCCTTATGGGATTGACGAAATCGAATTTTTAATTGCTGCAAATCCTGGAAATCCGCTTCAAAGCCTTGCAAAAATCGCTTCTGGTGGCGAATTAAGTCGTGTGATGCTTTCTATAAAGACAGTTTTGGCTCAAAACGACACGGTTGACACTTTGGTTTTTGACGAAATAGATACCGGCATTGGCGGCGAAGTTGCAGTTTCCGTGGGACACCACCTTAAAAAACTTGCAGAAAAAAGACAAATTTTATGTATCACGCATCTTGCAAGTATTGCCGTTTATGCCGATAATCAATTCAAGATTTCTAAGAAGGTTTCTTCTAGTGTTACTCAAACTGATGTAAAAGAAATTGAAGGTGAACAAAGGGTAGAAGAAATTGCGCGTATGCTCTCTGGTGATACGGTAAGTCAAGAATCGCTCGAACATGCGAGGTCGATGCTGTTGAAATTTTCTAAATCAGGAGGAAGTTGATGGCAAAAATTTCTACGGAAAATAGAGAACTTTTTAATTCAAAAATTACCCCATACAAAGCCAAAATAGACGAAATTTTAGAAAAAGAAAACAATATGCTCAATCTTATCAAAAAAGATGGTGCAGGAATTGGATACAAAAAGCTTTTTCTTTGTGAAAATCAAATCTTTGTCGCAACGACCTTAATAACCATCAACAATCTTTCTGAAGAACTTTTATCTATAAAAAATAACGATGCCTTAAACGATGCCAGAAAGGCTTTATACAAAGCGATAATTTATTTGGAAGATATAGTTTCTGGAACGATAGATTGTCAATTTTCAGAAATAGAAGAAAAGCTTGAAGATATTGCAAATACTCCGCTGGAAAAACGCTTTTACCTTGTAAAAAAACTCGGGCTTGCGATAAGGCTTTTAATAGATGCTTTTGGCGAAAATACAAAATGGAAGTGGTCTTTTGTAGAATTGCAGGGAAGATTTTGCACGGTTGCAAAAAATTTGCTCGATTTAAAAAAGGCCTGCAAAGATTTTTTTGATCCTTACTCGCCAGATTATGACAACACAGTTTTTTACATAAGATTGATTTTGCGACTTCTCGACCAGTCGGCAACTCAATATCGAGATCGATATGAACTTTCGACACACAGAATTGACGATATGCGTAGTGCAATCAATTATCTTTTGGCTTTGCGAAGACTTCAACTTTTGATAAATATGAAAGATGAAGCGGAAGATGTTAAGAAAAAGGCGATAGTTTGGAAAGAAAAGATGGATTCCGATCATAAAGCAGGGATTGCTAGTTAGAATGCTCAACAAAAAGCTCATCTTGAAATTGTTCGAAGGTTTTTCGATACAGCGTTGGAATGATTTGATTCGTCCTTTTGAATTGGTAGAGATGGATAAGGCAGCAGAACGCATGGTTGTTGCCTATATAATCGGTAAGTATGAGGAATCTGCTGGAAAAAAAGTGAATTGGACTTGGATTATTTACGCATCTTTGTTTGAACTTTTAAAAAAAATTGCGCTTTGCGATATAAAAAGTCCAGTTCAGCAGATGATAAGAAAACAATTTCCAAAAGAATATCTAAAGTTAAACGAATGGGTTTTAAAGCAGTACAAGGGGTTGATAAAAGACGAAGATTTATATTCAGAGTTTACACTTTATATCGCTCGCACTGCGGGGAATTTTCCTATGCCAGAAGAATTAAAACTTTCGTCTAGGATTTTGCGTTCCGCCCATAAGTTTTCGACCCTCCGCGAATTGCAGATGATTGAGTGTGTAAATGAAGAATCTAGGCTTTCTAAAATAAGAAAAGATTTGAACGAGAATATTCAAAAATATCTTGATTTACGCGGAATGCAACTCTTAGTCACAAAACAACGACCCTTTGATTTTATAATGATGATAGAACAGCTCAGGTTTCAAACCAGATGGAATCAAACTCCAAGAGTTCCAAAGACAAGCGTTTTGGGGCATTGCTATTTTGTATAAATTATAATAAATATTAGAACGATAATTATAATAAATATTGATATTTCTACAAGATTTTTAATTTTATAAAACGAAAACAATAAATAATATTTCCAAAGAATTATTACTAGTCAATCAGATTTATAATCTAAAACGAACGGCTTGATTGTGCAGTGGGGAAATACTAGCGCAAATTTGTCTGAATCGATGCGAAGATTTTTAGGTATTCATAGGAATTGCAAATCCGTATATCCCTTCGTTCTTACCGTTATATTTAAAAGTAATAGTACCTCGATTATTTGTTTCATAACTGAATGAATTTGATTTTATTATTGGCAACACGGACATAACATTCCCGTGCTTATGAACCATAACAACACATCCATCACTTATGGATATCCTTTGTGCAACAACAAGCCATACAACATCTTCTTTTGAGCAAAGACTGTCGAAAATACCATTTGTTTTGCTTATATTTTTTTTTAAAGAAAACTTTGTAACAATTTCTTTTATAGCGTTAGCAACTCCACCACTTGTTATGAGGTTTTCGCTTCCTTTTGTTGGCTCTGTATCAATCGGTTTTTTATCTAGTTTGTTATCTAGCGCTTTTGCCACTCCACCACTTGTTATGAGGTTTGAACTTCCTTCCTTAGGCTCTGCATCTATATTTGAAGAATCTATTCCGCCTGTGTCGCCCTTTGAGCCATTTCTTACAGTAAAGGTCGTTTTTACACCATTTGTCAGCTCACAGGTGATTTCATTTTCGCCACCGTCTTCTAGGCTTGTAACTGTTTGCGTTATGCTTTTTACATTTATTTTTGGAAAACTCGTAAATTGTGGAGGATTCCCTTCTCCTTTGCTTTCTAGTAAATCGCCTGAATTTCCTAAACCAATTGATTTGTAACGATTTTCGCTCGCATCCCAAATTGCAAGACTTTTATCGATAGGACTATCTTCTCTTGTTGCTAGAGCCTGCTCGTGTCCCTCATCACCAACCCTTGCGACTCCATCCTTTCCAAAGACGAGTCTTCCGTCATTTTTCCCATCATAATTTTTCGCTCGAATTCCTGTGTACTCTCCAACTCCAAGAGAACTTTGAGATTCTGCTCTTGTAATTATCTCATTATTGGCAATCTCTAAAGTTGATGACTCAATTTTCTTAGTTTTTCCTTTCACTCGTAAATCGCCAGATATATCGAGGCTACCTTGTATTGTTGCAGAACCTTGAACAGAAAGGTCATTTTTTATTGAAGCAAATTGGGCTTCTAATCCCGAAACAAACTTTTTAAGTCCAGCAATTTCCTGCCCCAGCTTCGTTAAAAGACCTCCAGAATCAGCAGAGGCATTTTCTGGACGACTAAAGTCTTTAAGAGTTTTTACCTTTGCTTTAAAATCAGCTCCGTCTTCTCCTGCGCCTTTAAGATAAATAAAATCGCTGTCGTTTATTTGAGTACCTTCATCAAGTTGGTTAAGAGTTGTGTAATTTATCTGTGCCATTTTGAACCTCAATCAATTCTAGCAAGATTAAACTATGCTGGAGCGATAGTAGATGCTGATCATAAAATTATATTTCCTCCAATAAAGAGATGGAATTTAGCTATTATGGGGTCTGTAAAATCATCTGAATTAAAATCAGTAAAATATAAAATTATGCCGTATGAGTTTTTTTCATTAGGATGTATTGAAGAACCCATTATCCAACCAAAACTAGATATATTAAGTTGGTTTACAGGATTTGTGTTATAAGGTTTTCCAGTATAATAGACATAATCATAGCCATCTTCATTGGTTTTTCTAGAATCACTTATATACTCGCGAATTACAAATGGAGCATTAGCCCAGTCAGACATATTTTGTTCGCCTCGAACTGCATAAAGGAAATTTGGAGGTAACCATAAAATATAT is a window of Treponema pectinovorum DNA encoding:
- a CDS encoding ComF family protein, producing MLTFLRQVHVFFFGGEICLCCGMQAGIIPLCSACQKRLYLQQAQTERCSICGKELLSEIEICSSCRRERVLFSTDKAFPLHSYRFWKKSLLFEWKIEEKRALSPLFASLVFEKLKSISPDSPILPVVPVPPRPKKIKYKGWDQIDEMCFYLKNLYGAKIYKILQRLSSYQQKKLNRQERIEKSQKSFCIKTDRATKKILANPPETVVLVDDVMTTGSTVDSCAKELKRFGVQWVFVITVFIVD
- a CDS encoding NAD(P)-dependent oxidoreductase codes for the protein MQEDVPGYTVAQAVEEARRCLNCPKPLCRAGCPIENEIPQFNQALAQGNFGEAYKIISKKSNLPAICGRVCPHENQCEGHCVMAKAGKGIKIGRIERFIADFYSENQLSSEKLVPKTKGKVAVIGSGPAGLTVAGDLARKGYNVVVYEGEAEPGGVLLYGIPDFRLPKEVVRREVKNIEALGVTFICNTMVGKDITIDKMFEEGFDAVFIGTGTAIAKGLNLPGEKLKGVIQSSYLLRMTRLFLDGNVGRDEVPVEEGDEVIVIGAGNVAMDACRTANLMKAKKITDCYRKSIEFMRASKAEYESAVKDGAEFKWEHVPLEILGEDGKVTGLKVSTPEGEKVIPANKILLAVGSKPAARVITSTNGIDTDESGYVVTQQKPYGMTTKKGVFAGGDVVHKPATVVLAMKEAKKVAQGISDYIEARKLLGI
- a CDS encoding chemotaxis protein CheW, producing the protein MPEGNQIQLVTFQLGEELYGVNIMDVKEIVKVCNVRQIPNAPYYVEGIFNLRSEIIPVMNLHKRFQIKKMESTEDEEGEGGFIILNIDRNKIGIIIDKIARVVTIDMADVKAPPQMISGIGTEYIQGVIRQDGHYLIMLDIRRLFNPKELQKIFDKE
- a CDS encoding DegT/DnrJ/EryC1/StrS family aminotransferase, producing MIQTFSSTIRRKEMDAVLTCLVDEKIGPGELNFRFMQSLKEYLGFSGAVAFRTPSIALSYALKALDLPKETPIMLSALAPFWQYAAVEEFGYKPLVLDVDEGTGVLNAKIVQEGIANGGRLLILHETMGILNEIEEIVALGIPVIEDISHSFGSTVFKDEELESETQKMQSKADKNIAGSFGIFAIMGLEEFDTVTGGGGAVLLSKEHKNWVVLKKYSDLAPRTDILPDINSALALVQLKEFSRNEEMRKNLFALFQRSLMSGKNRTFYRPANNPFTVWSFPVVLNGSFKDAKQYSAKKDIEIQLAYSDSIIAHLGEEEIQSLKVARSLNLRTVLFPLYPRLGSESAKKIAKVLGTLP
- a CDS encoding NAD(+)/NADH kinase, with amino-acid sequence MVRCLIIVNTYKDESQKMGAEIKAHLNDCGIHSEVFLFNGFSEQYPFSGYDFVVTLGGDGTVLFAARGCAPEKIPIIPINFGTFGFIASVQKKSWKEEIHKFLEGNSQIVRRSMIESEIIRGGIRCFSTTGLNDVVLSAKNSAHTINFEVNYGSTPLGNFVADGIIFSTSTGSTAYSASAGGPIIDPFVDVICLTLLNPFSLSSRPLVLSPENEISIKILPSRVSDVIITVDGQIPNDLHVGDTIKIHQAKDKALLVGCTQEKFYNSLRQKLNWSGGPNA
- the recN gene encoding DNA repair protein RecN gives rise to the protein MLEDLRIKNFALIDSAAIDFKKGFTVLSGETGAGKSLLIGALTFLLGGKGGVEQIRVGCSLAEVSGTFYLKGLSSPVDSSAIDEEDIKTPAQWLYVHGIECEDDRVLIRRTLRDNGKSAAWIGETPVTRSDLASFCNFLVDIHGQHEHQSLMRVGEHRKFLDSFAGLEEKVEKFKSLYSLLVEKRNTLLQLLTDDKNREQKIELLSFAVKEISEAKLKKDEDKDLDEEEKKLSSFEKLYSNVEEISSVFEGSDSGNGVVAMLKKIRSYCQACSSFDRELSQLDSRLESVFYELSDIADEYSKYKSSLTFDPERLAFVQERQTLIYNLKKKYASSQDSSISEVLKFAEDAQKKLDELSVGEKNKDSLKNEIAELEKQVYSMSKEISQERKIYAKSMSQKVMENLKTLGMNGTLFSVEVKEKNGSDLEQRCGPYGIDEIEFLIAANPGNPLQSLAKIASGGELSRVMLSIKTVLAQNDTVDTLVFDEIDTGIGGEVAVSVGHHLKKLAEKRQILCITHLASIAVYADNQFKISKKVSSSVTQTDVKEIEGEQRVEEIARMLSGDTVSQESLEHARSMLLKFSKSGGS
- a CDS encoding HD domain-containing protein, whose protein sequence is MLNKKLILKLFEGFSIQRWNDLIRPFELVEMDKAAERMVVAYIIGKYEESAGKKVNWTWIIYASLFELLKKIALCDIKSPVQQMIRKQFPKEYLKLNEWVLKQYKGLIKDEDLYSEFTLYIARTAGNFPMPEELKLSSRILRSAHKFSTLRELQMIECVNEESRLSKIRKDLNENIQKYLDLRGMQLLVTKQRPFDFIMMIEQLRFQTRWNQTPRVPKTSVLGHCYFV